Proteins from a single region of Hymenobacter aquaticus:
- the tamL gene encoding translocation and assembly module lipoprotein TamL → MKPYSLFTFRPGRHTERLLTRAALAGALLLAAGCSPLRLLGPKQKLLSRIRLEGVQEADAERIAALYQQKPNSRFPLPKLTIYQLGNRFYNKERLQAKLQRIRQEFDERTQAARPDSVKVGKLLVRREKRTRRLQLALDKGNAIMRLGEPPVIYDSTLTAKTVEQIAIFLKSEGFFRSQVSATDTVVDRRFSLAHLFARPDTVHNRRVTVTYRIRENQPFHYTQLDYDIADSAVARVVLAGQPASLLRVNERYNENVIGQERSRLETLLKNAGYYDFRQQYITLEADTSFAPTTVRLRTIIADPGPGEQHQVYHIKRVRFITDAGTTRFGVKRDTLVRDSVYYLAYQHRFSTRVLDRKLSVRPGERYSLQNTLQTQRQLSDLDMFRFNTVSYNKIRPVNGDSISNRGQLIATVNASPTKKYQETTEFGGTYVAGLPGPFINFRLKVRNIFGGAEVLELGLRSGFEGQLSRTEDRSVLTTQLGANANLVLPQFLVPWNMNRFLTRYNPKTRISSSYTYVRRPEYTRTNLEATYDYIWQRSVFHQYVLTPFDLSVIYTPTIDDQFRKDLETLRVTQGSPLFRSFTSLFIPSINATSLYNSNDFTQTRDARYLRLFAEVGGLTRSLYQNSTNLTVYDFAKLSADYRRYHKLGPKSYFVYRLNTGVAHALTKTDGQYTIPYDKYFFAGGSSSVRAWRPRRLGTGSYTTYKLNDDGSNRIDEETGLPVRDYDLEQPGEVLIEGNLEYRFPIYSFINGALFTDFGNVWTLQEQDAKRQEAVFRLNRFYRQFAVGSGIGIRFDFTFLILRLDVATKVYDPTAPGNKYVLPNFRLGKSPNQTAFNLGIGYPF, encoded by the coding sequence TTGAAACCATATTCGCTGTTTACTTTCCGCCCAGGGCGGCATACTGAAAGATTACTCACCCGCGCGGCGCTGGCCGGCGCCCTGCTGCTCGCGGCCGGCTGTTCGCCGCTGCGGCTGCTGGGGCCTAAGCAGAAGCTGCTCAGCCGCATCCGGCTGGAAGGCGTGCAGGAAGCCGACGCCGAGCGGATTGCGGCCCTGTACCAGCAAAAGCCCAACAGCCGCTTTCCGCTGCCAAAGCTAACAATCTACCAGCTCGGAAACCGCTTTTACAACAAGGAACGCCTCCAGGCCAAGCTCCAGCGCATCCGCCAGGAGTTTGACGAGCGCACCCAGGCCGCCCGCCCCGACTCGGTGAAGGTGGGCAAGCTGCTGGTGCGCCGCGAAAAGCGCACCCGCCGCCTGCAGCTGGCCCTCGACAAGGGCAACGCCATCATGCGCCTGGGCGAGCCGCCGGTGATTTACGACTCCACGCTCACGGCCAAAACCGTGGAGCAGATTGCCATTTTCCTGAAGTCGGAGGGCTTCTTCCGCAGCCAGGTGTCGGCCACCGATACCGTCGTGGACCGGCGCTTTTCCCTGGCCCACCTCTTTGCCCGGCCCGACACGGTGCACAACCGCCGCGTGACGGTGACCTACCGCATCCGCGAAAACCAGCCGTTTCACTACACCCAGCTCGACTACGACATTGCCGACTCGGCCGTGGCCCGGGTGGTGCTGGCCGGGCAGCCGGCCTCGCTGCTGCGGGTGAATGAGCGCTACAACGAAAACGTCATCGGCCAGGAGCGCAGCCGTCTGGAAACCCTGCTCAAAAACGCGGGCTACTACGACTTCCGCCAGCAGTACATCACCCTGGAGGCCGATACCAGCTTTGCCCCCACCACCGTGCGGCTGCGCACCATCATTGCCGACCCCGGCCCCGGCGAGCAGCACCAGGTGTACCATATCAAGCGGGTGCGCTTTATCACCGATGCCGGTACCACGCGCTTCGGCGTGAAGCGCGACACGCTGGTGCGCGACTCGGTGTATTATTTGGCCTACCAGCACCGCTTCAGCACCCGCGTGCTGGACCGCAAGCTTTCCGTGCGGCCCGGCGAGCGGTACAGCCTGCAAAACACCCTGCAGACTCAGCGCCAGCTCAGCGACCTGGACATGTTCCGGTTCAACACGGTGAGCTACAACAAAATCCGGCCCGTGAACGGCGACAGTATCAGCAACCGGGGGCAGCTGATTGCCACCGTGAATGCCTCGCCCACCAAGAAATACCAGGAAACCACCGAATTCGGGGGCACCTACGTGGCCGGCCTGCCGGGGCCGTTCATCAACTTCCGGCTGAAGGTGCGCAACATCTTCGGGGGCGCCGAGGTGCTGGAGCTAGGCCTGCGCTCGGGCTTCGAAGGGCAGCTCAGCCGCACCGAAGACCGCAGCGTGCTCACCACCCAGCTCGGGGCCAACGCCAACCTGGTGCTCCCGCAGTTCCTGGTGCCCTGGAACATGAACCGCTTCCTGACGCGCTACAACCCCAAAACGCGCATCAGCAGCAGCTACACCTACGTGCGGCGGCCCGAGTACACGCGCACCAACCTGGAAGCCACCTACGACTACATCTGGCAGCGCTCGGTGTTCCACCAGTACGTGCTGACGCCCTTCGACCTGAGCGTGATTTACACGCCGACCATCGACGACCAGTTCAGGAAGGACCTGGAAACGCTGCGGGTGACGCAGGGCTCCCCGCTGTTCCGCAGCTTTACCAGCCTGTTTATTCCCAGCATCAACGCCACCTCGCTCTACAACTCCAACGACTTCACCCAGACCCGCGACGCGCGCTACCTGCGCCTGTTTGCCGAGGTCGGGGGCCTGACCCGCTCGCTCTACCAGAACAGCACCAACCTGACGGTGTACGACTTCGCCAAGCTCAGCGCCGACTACCGCCGCTACCACAAGCTGGGGCCCAAATCGTACTTCGTGTACCGCCTCAACACCGGCGTGGCCCACGCCCTGACCAAAACCGACGGCCAGTACACGATTCCCTACGACAAGTATTTCTTCGCCGGGGGTAGCTCCAGCGTGCGGGCCTGGCGGCCGCGCCGGCTGGGCACGGGCTCCTACACCACCTACAAGCTCAACGACGACGGCTCGAACCGCATCGACGAAGAAACCGGCCTGCCCGTGCGCGACTACGACCTGGAACAGCCCGGCGAGGTGCTCATCGAGGGCAACCTGGAGTACCGCTTCCCAATTTACAGCTTCATCAACGGGGCGCTGTTCACTGATTTTGGCAACGTCTGGACCCTGCAGGAACAGGACGCCAAGCGCCAGGAGGCCGTGTTCCGGCTCAACCGGTTCTACCGCCAGTTTGCCGTGGGCTCCGGCATCGGCATCCGCTTCGACTTCACCTTCCTGATTCTGCGCCTCGACGTGGCCACGAAAGTCTACGACCCCACCGCCCCGGGCAACAAGTACGTGCTGCCCAACTTCCGCCTGGGCAAATCACCCAACCAAACCGCCTTCAACCTGGGCATCGGCTATCCTTTCTAA
- a CDS encoding TrmH family RNA methyltransferase, translating to MVSKAVAKYVHALHLKKYRLRHGAFLVEGGKSVGELLGSGLLTERVFLTAEYAAKIPPLPAKVPVEIVTEEELTKLGTLANNTTALAIARLPDETPLQPEPGRLLLALDEVRDPGNLGTLIRLADWYGLHGVVCSETCADPWAPKTIAATMGSFTRVRVWQRELPEWLDSLPAALSRYGAHLEGDNVHRLHLRPAGVLIMGSESHGPRPEVLARLTQRLYIPGAGGAESLNVAVSAAILLDNFHREL from the coding sequence ATGGTTTCAAAAGCAGTAGCGAAATACGTGCACGCGCTGCACCTGAAGAAATACCGGCTCCGCCACGGCGCCTTTCTGGTGGAAGGCGGCAAAAGTGTGGGGGAGCTGCTAGGTTCCGGGCTTCTAACGGAGCGGGTGTTCCTCACGGCTGAGTATGCCGCAAAAATCCCGCCGCTGCCCGCGAAGGTACCGGTTGAAATCGTGACGGAGGAAGAATTAACCAAACTTGGCACGCTGGCCAACAACACCACGGCCCTGGCCATTGCCCGCCTGCCCGACGAAACACCCTTGCAGCCCGAGCCCGGCCGCCTGCTGCTGGCCCTGGATGAAGTGCGCGACCCGGGCAACCTGGGCACCCTCATTCGCCTGGCCGACTGGTACGGCCTGCACGGGGTGGTGTGCTCCGAAACCTGCGCCGACCCCTGGGCCCCCAAAACCATTGCCGCCACCATGGGTTCGTTTACCCGCGTGCGGGTGTGGCAGCGCGAGCTGCCCGAGTGGCTCGACTCGCTGCCCGCCGCGCTGTCCCGCTACGGCGCCCACCTGGAAGGCGACAACGTGCACCGCCTCCATCTGCGCCCCGCCGGCGTGCTGATTATGGGCAGCGAGTCGCACGGGCCGCGCCCCGAGGTGCTGGCCCGCCTCACCCAGCGCCTCTACATTCCCGGCGCCGGCGGGGCCGAAAGCCTGAACGTGGCCGTGTCAGCCGCCATCCTGCTCGACAATTTCCACCGGGAGCTGTAG
- a CDS encoding T9SS type A sorting domain-containing protein — MKLRFTLALLLPALPGLAQATLTNAGATLTVGAGTTFYVAGTVQNNAGSSLTNAGTLQLTGDLTNAGTLASGGTLLFAGTTNQTFTPGAATVATLVVNNTGASGQRTLTVPTDLTVGTALTLQSGLLRTDPAATLTLPDGATLSGEGPGQYVQGNLRIVRAAGSGVLDFGHGLTLDLTSLGQVTATRAAGLLLDNVSRTALPNAASQSIDRIWTVETTTAPAAAVPVTLSWPADDDNGLTSFAPAQAWRSPVPVTAWAAVGSAQNATGTATSRSFSFATAALGRLTVSSAAAPLPVELTRFTAETQGADALLRWATASEKNNDRFEVEASPDGRTFRRIGQVPGYGSSTQPHQYQLVDPVIARYAANPVYYRLRQVDLDGTFSYSPVRTVAVRGQAGLALFPNPTTQATTLTGAQPGTAVMVFDALGRQVLAATADAGGTALLLLPPGRATGVYVVRAGSQALRLVVE; from the coding sequence ATGAAACTTCGCTTTACTCTCGCCCTGCTGCTGCCCGCTCTGCCGGGCCTGGCCCAAGCCACTCTCACCAACGCCGGGGCCACGCTCACGGTGGGCGCCGGAACTACCTTCTACGTGGCCGGCACGGTGCAGAACAACGCCGGGAGCAGCCTCACCAACGCGGGCACCCTGCAGCTCACCGGCGACCTGACCAACGCGGGCACGCTCGCCTCGGGCGGCACGCTGCTCTTCGCGGGCACCACCAACCAGACCTTCACGCCCGGCGCGGCCACCGTGGCTACCCTCGTGGTAAACAACACCGGGGCCAGCGGCCAGCGCACCCTCACGGTGCCCACCGACCTGACCGTGGGCACGGCCCTGACCCTGCAAAGCGGCCTGCTGCGCACCGACCCCGCCGCCACGCTCACCCTGCCCGACGGGGCCACCCTCAGCGGGGAGGGCCCCGGCCAGTACGTGCAGGGCAACCTGCGCATCGTGCGGGCCGCCGGCAGCGGGGTGCTCGACTTCGGCCACGGCCTGACGCTGGACCTCACCAGCCTGGGCCAGGTGACGGCTACCCGCGCCGCCGGCCTGCTGCTCGACAACGTGAGCCGCACGGCCCTGCCCAACGCGGCCAGCCAGAGCATCGACCGGATCTGGACCGTGGAAACCACCACCGCCCCCGCCGCCGCCGTGCCCGTGACCCTGAGCTGGCCCGCCGACGACGACAACGGCCTGACCAGCTTTGCTCCCGCCCAGGCCTGGCGCAGCCCGGTGCCGGTGACGGCCTGGGCCGCCGTGGGCAGCGCGCAGAATGCCACCGGCACGGCCACCAGCCGCAGCTTCTCGTTTGCCACCGCCGCGCTGGGCCGCCTCACCGTGAGCAGCGCCGCCGCCCCGCTGCCCGTCGAGCTGACGCGCTTCACGGCCGAAACCCAGGGTGCCGACGCGCTGCTGCGCTGGGCCACGGCTTCCGAGAAGAACAACGACCGGTTTGAGGTGGAAGCCAGCCCCGACGGGCGCACGTTCCGCCGCATCGGGCAGGTGCCCGGCTACGGCAGCAGCACCCAGCCCCACCAGTACCAGCTCGTGGACCCGGTCATTGCCCGCTACGCGGCCAACCCGGTTTACTACCGTCTGCGTCAGGTAGACCTGGACGGCACCTTTAGCTACTCGCCCGTGCGCACGGTGGCCGTGCGCGGCCAGGCCGGGCTGGCCCTCTTTCCCAACCCGACCACCCAGGCCACCACCCTCACGGGCGCGCAACCCGGCACGGCGGTTATGGTGTTCGATGCCCTGGGCCGGCAGGTGTTGGCCGCCACGGCCGATGCCGGCGGCACGGCGCTGCTGCTGCTGCCGCCGGGCCGGGCCACGGGCGTGTACGTGGTGCGCGCAGGCAGCCAGGCCCTGCGCCTGGTGGTGGAATAA
- a CDS encoding beta strand repeat-containing protein, whose amino-acid sequence MRHRYLLTSLAALTLLAAPRLAHAQNQTGSVGIGTTAPDASAALDIVSSSKGLLLPRVVAAAGIASPAPGLLVYQTGAPAGFYYNAGTAAAPSWQQLATAGSGSGDNLGNHTATQPLNLQDQALTGTGASISGIGVGVRADGGLNLGQNTVGNNVLLGFQAGQATTGRFNQFSGYRSGYSNTSGQENLFVGYRSGYANTTGGSNQFVGFRSGEANTTGFNNHFAGYLSGYSNTTGYNNHFIGNESGGSNTTGKENVFVGYISGGANTTGNYNLFLGNGSGSRNTTGNYNLFLGYMSGERSEAGTGNTVVGSYSGPSYAARDITNATALGAFVTLTNSNTVVLGNDANVGIGTSSPTQKLEVAGTVYSSSGGFRFPDGTTQTTAAGSTANLTGDITSTGAATTYANVVPATKGGAGTVSGLLRADGNGLVSAATAGTDYLTPAGAGTGFIQNQAATAQAASFQVAGTGTVGGLLTAGSATVAGRVGIGTTTAQPATQALDVRGNLRLGDNGGNSATGTGQAIEWVGPGVNTDPVGLYRVNPASDQSELRVVVGDGADANDKFVVGRMDGTSSEGGIPTGSFTPTFTVRADGNVGIGTSIPGQKLEVAGNASISGNATVGGSVGIGTSPPNASAALDVSSTSKGLLPPRLTQTQRTAIGSPATGLVVYQTDGTAGLYCNNGTPTTPLWQLLGARVKPAYGTFSAASQQTVRLGDGLVRINLVTGPEVSGLSFNAGTSEVTIVTPGVYKIYYSVGMYLSGNGQGYARLKINGNYVGVSHSSYASQADLNITQELYYTLAAGDVVSLHAQNSNGAGVAVVGAMTLLQVF is encoded by the coding sequence ATGCGCCACCGCTACCTCCTCACGTCCCTGGCTGCCCTCACGCTGCTGGCCGCCCCCCGCCTTGCCCACGCCCAGAATCAGACGGGCTCCGTCGGCATCGGCACCACCGCCCCCGATGCCTCGGCCGCCCTCGATATCGTGAGTTCCAGCAAGGGTCTGCTGCTGCCCCGCGTGGTGGCCGCCGCCGGCATTGCCAGTCCGGCCCCCGGCCTACTTGTGTACCAGACCGGTGCGCCGGCCGGCTTCTATTATAATGCCGGCACGGCCGCCGCCCCCAGCTGGCAGCAGCTGGCCACGGCCGGCAGCGGCAGCGGCGACAACCTGGGCAACCACACCGCCACCCAGCCCCTGAACCTGCAGGACCAGGCCCTGACCGGCACGGGGGCCAGCATCAGCGGCATTGGGGTAGGCGTGCGGGCCGATGGGGGGCTGAACCTGGGCCAGAACACGGTCGGCAACAACGTGCTGCTGGGCTTCCAGGCCGGGCAGGCCACCACCGGCCGCTTCAACCAGTTCAGCGGCTACCGCAGCGGCTACAGCAACACCAGCGGCCAGGAGAATCTGTTTGTGGGCTACCGGAGCGGCTACGCCAACACCACCGGCGGCAGCAACCAGTTTGTGGGCTTCCGCAGCGGGGAGGCCAACACGACGGGCTTCAACAACCATTTCGCTGGCTACCTGAGCGGCTACAGCAACACCACGGGCTACAACAACCACTTTATCGGCAACGAGAGCGGCGGCTCCAATACCACGGGCAAAGAGAACGTGTTTGTGGGGTATATAAGCGGCGGCGCCAATACCACGGGCAACTACAACCTGTTTCTGGGCAACGGGAGCGGGTCCCGCAATACCACGGGCAACTACAACCTGTTTCTGGGCTACATGAGCGGCGAGCGTAGCGAAGCCGGCACCGGCAACACGGTGGTGGGCAGCTACAGCGGCCCCAGCTATGCGGCCCGCGACATCACCAACGCCACCGCCCTGGGCGCCTTCGTGACCCTGACCAACAGCAACACCGTGGTGCTGGGCAACGATGCCAACGTGGGCATCGGCACCAGCAGCCCCACCCAGAAGCTAGAAGTGGCCGGCACGGTGTACAGCAGCAGCGGCGGCTTCCGGTTTCCCGATGGCACCACCCAGACCACGGCGGCCGGTAGCACCGCCAACCTGACGGGCGACATCACCAGCACCGGCGCGGCCACCACCTACGCCAACGTGGTGCCCGCCACCAAGGGCGGGGCCGGCACCGTGAGCGGCCTGCTGCGGGCCGATGGCAACGGCCTGGTGAGCGCCGCCACCGCCGGCACCGACTACCTCACGCCCGCCGGGGCCGGCACCGGCTTCATCCAGAACCAGGCAGCCACGGCGCAGGCCGCCAGCTTCCAGGTGGCGGGCACCGGCACGGTGGGCGGCCTGCTCACCGCCGGCAGCGCCACCGTGGCCGGCCGCGTGGGCATCGGCACCACCACGGCCCAGCCCGCCACCCAGGCGCTGGACGTGCGCGGCAACCTGCGCCTCGGCGACAACGGCGGCAACAGCGCCACGGGCACCGGCCAGGCCATCGAGTGGGTGGGGCCGGGCGTGAACACCGACCCGGTGGGCCTCTACCGCGTGAACCCGGCCAGCGACCAGAGCGAGCTGCGCGTGGTGGTAGGCGACGGGGCCGACGCCAACGACAAGTTTGTGGTGGGCCGCATGGACGGTACCAGCAGCGAGGGCGGCATCCCGACGGGCAGCTTCACGCCTACCTTCACGGTGCGGGCCGACGGCAACGTGGGCATTGGCACCAGCATCCCCGGCCAGAAGCTGGAGGTGGCCGGCAACGCCAGCATCAGCGGTAACGCCACGGTGGGCGGCAGCGTGGGCATCGGCACCAGCCCGCCCAATGCCTCGGCCGCGCTCGACGTGAGCAGCACCAGCAAGGGCCTGCTGCCCCCGCGCCTGACCCAGACCCAGCGCACCGCCATCGGCAGCCCGGCCACGGGCCTGGTGGTGTACCAGACCGACGGCACCGCCGGCCTGTATTGTAACAACGGCACCCCTACCACGCCGCTGTGGCAGCTGCTGGGCGCGCGCGTAAAACCGGCGTACGGCACTTTTTCGGCCGCATCTCAGCAGACCGTGCGGCTCGGGGATGGCTTGGTCAGAATAAACCTCGTCACTGGCCCCGAGGTATCCGGCCTCTCGTTCAATGCCGGCACCAGCGAAGTCACCATCGTCACGCCCGGCGTCTACAAAATCTACTACAGCGTGGGCATGTACCTGTCCGGCAATGGGCAAGGGTACGCCCGCCTCAAGATAAACGGCAACTACGTCGGGGTCAGTCACAGCTCGTACGCTTCGCAGGCCGACCTGAACATCACCCAGGAGCTGTACTACACCCTCGCCGCCGGCGATGTCGTCTCGCTACATGCCCAGAACTCCAACGGGGCCGGGGTTGCGGTGGTGGGGGCTATGACCCTGCTCCAGGTGTTTTAG